In the Devosia sp. SL43 genome, one interval contains:
- a CDS encoding amino acid ABC transporter ATP-binding protein yields the protein MHDSPPVIQLTNVDKSFTDFRALRSISFEVKRGEKVVICGPSGSGKSTMIRCINRLETYDAGEIRVLGTLLDDDVKAIEDVRREVGMVFQHFNLFPHMTVLENCVLAPMLVRKISRAEAEATAMRLLEKVKIPDQAEKYPGQLSGGQQQRVAIARALCMRPEVLLFDEPTSALDPEMIAEVLDVMTTLASEGITMVCVTHEMGFARKVADRVIFMDRGEIVEEGPPDAFFSNPRNERTKLFLSQVLRH from the coding sequence ATGCACGATAGCCCGCCGGTGATCCAACTCACCAATGTCGACAAGTCCTTCACCGACTTCCGTGCGCTTCGCTCGATTTCCTTCGAGGTGAAGCGCGGCGAGAAGGTCGTCATCTGCGGGCCTTCGGGGTCCGGCAAATCCACTATGATCCGCTGCATCAATCGGCTGGAGACATACGACGCCGGCGAGATACGCGTCTTGGGAACGCTGTTGGACGACGACGTGAAGGCCATCGAGGACGTACGGCGCGAAGTTGGGATGGTGTTCCAGCATTTCAATCTGTTCCCGCACATGACCGTCCTGGAAAACTGCGTGCTGGCACCGATGCTGGTGAGAAAGATCTCGCGCGCCGAGGCGGAGGCCACCGCGATGCGGTTGCTGGAAAAGGTGAAGATTCCCGATCAGGCGGAGAAGTATCCCGGGCAGCTCTCCGGCGGGCAGCAGCAACGTGTGGCGATCGCCCGCGCCCTCTGCATGCGGCCAGAGGTGCTGCTCTTCGACGAACCGACCTCGGCCCTCGATCCCGAAATGATCGCCGAAGTGCTCGACGTCATGACCACTTTGGCTTCGGAGGGCATCACGATGGTCTGCGTGACCCACGAGATGGGGTTTGCGCGCAAGGTGGCCGACCGAGTTATCTTCATGGATCGCGGCGAGATCGTCGAAGAGGGGCCTCCGGACGCGTTCTTCTCCAATCCGCGCAATGAGCGCACCAAGCTGTTCCTATCACAGGTACTCAGGCACTGA